From the genome of Gemmatimonas phototrophica, one region includes:
- a CDS encoding MFS transporter, with the protein MTSPALPHHSSPSTDAAYARIAWRLLPLLFVCYIVAYLDRVNVGFAKLQMVTELRWSDATYGFGAGIFFVGYFLFEVPSNLLLERVGARRWIARIMITWALVSAAFAFVDVLPVGPLPGWFGLERTEFSFYALRLLLGMAEAGFFPGIVLYLTYWFPSTRRARAFAKFMTAVAVANVLGAPLSGWIMDTFNGSGGWSGWRWLFLLESAPSLVMGVLVLLFLPDGPAQARWLSESDRAQVLADLQGEREAAVHGGTAPRTARAALLNGTVWALAFVYFTMAVALYGVNFWMPTIIQELGLDRTAYLQIGLLSMIPWGVAGVTMLLWGGHSDRTGERRWHVTGGMVVTTVGLGLLAVTGTQVVPSLVALSLVAAGVLSSMSTFWAIPTNYLRGTAAAAGIAWINSIGNLGGHFGPDLIGRVRTATGSSAAAFLTLAALGVAGAVTVAVVARNERR; encoded by the coding sequence ATGACATCACCGGCGTTGCCTCACCACTCCAGCCCCTCGACGGACGCGGCCTACGCCCGTATTGCGTGGCGTCTGCTGCCGCTGCTCTTCGTGTGCTACATCGTGGCGTATCTCGACCGCGTGAACGTGGGGTTCGCCAAACTGCAGATGGTGACGGAGCTGCGTTGGTCCGATGCCACGTACGGCTTTGGGGCCGGCATTTTTTTCGTGGGCTACTTCCTGTTTGAAGTGCCCAGCAACCTGCTGCTCGAACGGGTGGGTGCGCGGCGCTGGATTGCGCGGATCATGATCACGTGGGCGCTGGTCTCGGCGGCCTTTGCGTTTGTGGATGTGCTCCCCGTGGGGCCGTTACCGGGGTGGTTCGGGCTCGAGCGCACCGAGTTCAGCTTCTATGCGCTGCGTCTGCTGCTGGGGATGGCGGAAGCCGGATTCTTTCCCGGCATCGTCCTGTATCTCACCTACTGGTTCCCCTCCACGCGACGCGCTCGCGCCTTTGCCAAGTTCATGACGGCGGTGGCGGTCGCCAATGTGTTGGGCGCCCCGCTGTCCGGATGGATCATGGACACGTTCAATGGCAGTGGCGGATGGAGCGGATGGCGCTGGCTGTTTCTGCTGGAGAGCGCGCCGTCGCTGGTCATGGGGGTGCTGGTGTTGCTCTTTCTCCCCGATGGACCGGCGCAGGCCCGTTGGCTTTCCGAGAGCGATCGTGCGCAGGTGCTGGCGGATCTGCAGGGGGAGCGTGAGGCGGCGGTGCACGGTGGTACTGCACCACGCACCGCGCGCGCGGCGCTGCTCAACGGCACCGTGTGGGCGTTGGCCTTTGTGTACTTCACCATGGCGGTCGCCCTCTACGGCGTGAACTTCTGGATGCCCACCATCATCCAGGAGCTCGGGCTCGACCGCACCGCGTATCTGCAGATCGGCCTGCTCTCCATGATTCCGTGGGGAGTGGCCGGGGTGACCATGCTGCTGTGGGGGGGACACTCCGATCGCACCGGCGAACGTCGCTGGCATGTCACCGGCGGAATGGTCGTCACGACAGTGGGGCTCGGCTTGCTTGCCGTGACGGGCACCCAGGTGGTGCCCTCGCTGGTCGCGCTCTCGCTGGTAGCCGCAGGGGTACTCTCCAGCATGAGTACGTTCTGGGCCATTCCCACGAATTATCTGCGTGGTACGGCCGCCGCTGCCGGCATTGCGTGGATCAACAGCATTGGGAACCTTGGCGGCCACTTTGGGCCGGATCTCATTGGGCGCGTTCGCACCGCGACTGGAAGCTCGGCCGCGGCGTTTCTCACGCTGGCCGCGCTCGGGGTGGCGGGGGCGGTGACGGTGGCGGTGGTGGCGAGAAACGAGAGGAGGTAG
- a CDS encoding rhomboid family intramembrane serine protease, producing MPRSSVTKTTKALTQSLRTQATTLGTTLGAFWLTFVVNSALGGALTSFGIIPRSITGLRGIVFAPFLHGNLNHLIANTIPFVALGWMVMLRDARHFLPVTLFSMLGAGLMAWTFGAPGSVHIGASGVVFGYLGFLLLAGVYTRSFGSILLSLVTAGVWGGLVLGIAPGQVGISWQAHLGGFIGGILAARFFRKR from the coding sequence ATGCCGCGCTCCTCCGTGACCAAAACCACCAAAGCCCTCACGCAATCATTGCGGACCCAGGCCACCACGCTGGGCACCACACTGGGCGCGTTCTGGCTCACCTTCGTGGTCAACAGCGCCCTCGGCGGCGCGCTCACGTCGTTCGGCATCATTCCGCGCTCCATCACGGGATTGCGCGGCATCGTGTTTGCGCCGTTTCTGCACGGCAATCTCAATCATCTCATTGCCAACACCATTCCGTTTGTGGCGTTGGGATGGATGGTCATGCTGCGCGACGCGCGTCACTTTCTGCCGGTCACGCTCTTCTCCATGCTCGGCGCCGGCCTCATGGCCTGGACATTCGGTGCACCGGGATCCGTGCACATTGGCGCCAGCGGCGTGGTCTTCGGGTATCTCGGGTTCCTGCTGCTCGCCGGCGTGTACACCCGCAGCTTCGGGAGCATTCTGCTCAGTCTGGTCACCGCCGGCGTCTGGGGCGGCCTCGTGCTCGGCATCGCCCCCGGTCAGGTGGGGATCAGCTGGCAGGCCCACCTAGGTGGGTTCATCGGGGGCATTCTGGCGGCGCGGTTTTTCCGCAAGCGGTAG
- a CDS encoding ornithine cyclodeaminase family protein: protein MLPQLSAEQVHAALPWPALFEALTAAFTVPPVAPVRTAHAMSAADTLLLMPAWNATAIGIKLVTVIPTAIAHGGHTVDASYLLMDRQTGAPRALLDGEALTVRRTAATSALAARAMANANPTTLLVVGTGRLAPWMARAYCALFPSLQRVLIWGRDPLLATRVAGALLAEGIPASPVLGEPFSPGEALRGAVQSADIVSCVTTASTPVVFGDWLQEGVHVDLVGGFTPGMREVDNEAAARSRIVVDSLDSALKEAGDLVQPLADGVITREAVVGELGALLRGEIMARQDPRDITLFKSVGHALEDLAGALLALSIHDTSHASSGTS, encoded by the coding sequence GTGCTTCCTCAACTCTCGGCTGAACAGGTGCACGCGGCGCTGCCGTGGCCGGCCCTTTTTGAGGCGCTCACCGCGGCCTTTACCGTGCCTCCGGTGGCGCCGGTGCGCACCGCCCATGCCATGTCGGCGGCCGATACGCTGCTGCTCATGCCGGCGTGGAACGCCACCGCCATTGGCATCAAGCTGGTCACCGTCATTCCCACGGCCATCGCCCATGGCGGGCATACGGTGGATGCGTCGTATCTCCTCATGGACCGCCAGACAGGTGCACCGCGCGCGCTGCTGGACGGCGAAGCGCTTACCGTGCGGCGCACGGCCGCCACGTCAGCGTTGGCGGCGCGGGCGATGGCCAACGCCAATCCCACGACGCTGCTGGTGGTCGGGACCGGGCGACTCGCGCCATGGATGGCCCGGGCGTATTGCGCGTTGTTTCCGTCGTTGCAGCGCGTGCTCATTTGGGGGCGGGACCCGCTTCTGGCGACGCGTGTGGCGGGTGCGTTGCTCGCGGAGGGCATTCCGGCCAGCCCGGTACTTGGTGAGCCATTCTCCCCCGGCGAGGCGCTGCGGGGCGCGGTCCAGTCCGCCGATATCGTGTCCTGCGTAACCACGGCCAGTACCCCGGTGGTGTTCGGGGACTGGTTGCAGGAGGGGGTGCATGTGGATCTGGTGGGCGGGTTTACCCCCGGCATGCGCGAAGTGGACAACGAGGCGGCGGCCCGTTCGCGTATTGTGGTGGATTCGCTGGACAGCGCGCTCAAGGAGGCGGGCGATCTGGTGCAGCCGCTGGCAGACGGGGTGATTACCCGCGAGGCGGTGGTGGGCGAACTGGGGGCGCTGTTGCGCGGCGAAATCATGGCGCGACAGGACCCCCGCGATATCACGCTGTTCAAGTCGGTGGGACACGCGCTGGAAGATCTGGCCGGCGCGCTGCTCGCGCTGTCCATACACGACACCTCTCACGCTTCTTCCGGAACGTCCTGA
- a CDS encoding NAD(P)/FAD-dependent oxidoreductase codes for MHVVIVGGGVMGAATAWFLTREHGVQVTVLERDASYATASSALSACAIRQQFSTAINIRISQDSLAFYRAIGTELAVGDEVPNIGLVEPGYLYLAGTPAGAAVLRDQHTLQESHAVHTALLSPDELTKRFPWINTDGLTLGSLGLSTPTSGEGWFDGYAAMQAFRKAATAIGVRFLEEEAIDFVVEHHDGPPQVRAVHTASGQSIAADAVVIAAGAWSARVADKLGIALPVHARKRDVFAIEANVDAESALQQAPLVIDTTGVWFRPELAAGQFLCGAPPRGEDRDDVPLDQVDHGLFEEVIWPALAARVPAFDALRVTSSWAGYYEMNSFDHNGLVGPLGAYTNAYTACGFSGHGLQQAPAVGRGLAEYIATGEYLTLDLSPLRVSRIDEGRPLLEKNVI; via the coding sequence ATGCACGTGGTCATTGTGGGGGGTGGCGTCATGGGCGCCGCCACCGCGTGGTTCCTCACCCGCGAGCACGGGGTGCAGGTCACCGTGCTGGAACGCGACGCCTCGTACGCCACGGCATCCAGCGCCCTGTCGGCCTGCGCCATTCGGCAGCAGTTCTCCACGGCCATCAATATCCGCATTTCGCAGGACAGCCTGGCGTTCTATCGGGCCATCGGCACCGAGCTCGCCGTCGGTGACGAGGTGCCGAACATCGGCCTCGTCGAGCCGGGCTACCTCTATCTCGCGGGGACCCCCGCCGGCGCCGCAGTACTGCGCGATCAGCACACGCTGCAGGAAAGCCACGCGGTCCATACGGCGCTGCTGTCGCCCGACGAGCTGACAAAACGCTTTCCCTGGATCAACACCGACGGACTCACCCTCGGCTCACTTGGCCTGTCGACCCCGACCAGCGGCGAAGGGTGGTTTGATGGTTACGCCGCAATGCAGGCGTTCCGCAAAGCCGCCACCGCCATTGGCGTGCGCTTCCTCGAAGAAGAAGCGATCGACTTTGTGGTGGAGCACCACGACGGCCCGCCGCAGGTGCGCGCCGTGCACACGGCCAGTGGGCAATCCATTGCCGCCGATGCCGTGGTCATTGCCGCGGGGGCGTGGTCCGCACGGGTGGCCGACAAACTGGGCATCGCGCTTCCCGTGCACGCGCGCAAGCGGGATGTGTTTGCCATTGAGGCCAACGTGGATGCCGAGAGCGCGCTGCAACAGGCTCCGCTGGTCATCGATACCACAGGCGTCTGGTTCCGGCCAGAGCTGGCCGCCGGCCAGTTCTTGTGTGGGGCACCGCCGCGTGGTGAAGACCGTGACGATGTCCCCCTCGATCAGGTGGACCACGGACTCTTCGAAGAAGTCATCTGGCCGGCGCTCGCCGCGCGTGTGCCGGCCTTTGATGCGCTGCGCGTGACGTCCAGCTGGGCGGGCTACTACGAGATGAACAGCTTTGATCACAATGGCCTTGTGGGGCCGTTGGGCGCGTACACCAACGCCTACACTGCGTGCGGCTTCTCCGGCCATGGCCTGCAGCAGGCGCCGGCGGTGGGACGCGGACTGGCTGAGTACATCGCCACGGGCGAGTACCTCACACTGGATCTGTCGCCGCTGCGAGTGAGCCGGATTGATGAGGGGCGGCCCCTCCTCGAAAAGAACGTCATCTGA